From the Natrarchaeobaculum aegyptiacum genome, one window contains:
- a CDS encoding coiled-coil protein: MVDESQNIELTEDDLENDSKGQLIKKAGQLRDRRNELNQMASERASKRDELNAKTREKVDEAQEHREKRDELNEQVQEHKESRNELNAKANELFDKVDQLKSDMELDEGKDLEQLESEIEELEFKQQTEVLSSDEEKELIEKIEAKREEYEDRKGKLEQNDDLEELVEEAEEVRSEASKHHQKVTELADQAQEHHNQMIEAYREADDIRDEADEMHEKFVEAQEAADRHHEDFVRVQKRLRELDKEEEQERKSARDKKKEEAKEEAEEIYQKFKEGETLDTEDLMKLQKTGLL, translated from the coding sequence ATGGTAGACGAATCGCAAAACATCGAACTGACAGAAGACGACCTCGAAAACGACTCGAAAGGACAGCTCATCAAGAAGGCCGGCCAACTCCGTGACCGGCGAAACGAGCTGAACCAGATGGCTTCTGAGCGGGCTTCCAAACGCGACGAGCTGAACGCGAAGACCCGCGAGAAAGTCGACGAGGCCCAGGAGCACCGCGAGAAGCGCGACGAACTCAACGAGCAGGTCCAGGAGCACAAGGAGAGCCGCAACGAGCTCAACGCCAAAGCCAACGAGCTGTTCGACAAGGTCGACCAGCTCAAGTCGGACATGGAACTCGACGAGGGCAAGGACCTAGAACAGCTCGAGTCCGAGATCGAAGAACTCGAGTTCAAACAGCAGACCGAGGTCCTCTCGAGCGACGAGGAGAAAGAACTCATCGAGAAGATCGAGGCCAAGCGCGAAGAGTACGAAGACCGCAAGGGAAAACTCGAGCAGAACGACGACCTGGAAGAACTCGTCGAGGAAGCCGAGGAAGTCCGTTCTGAGGCCTCCAAGCACCACCAGAAGGTCACGGAACTCGCAGACCAGGCCCAGGAACACCACAACCAGATGATCGAGGCCTACCGCGAGGCCGACGACATCCGTGACGAGGCCGACGAGATGCACGAGAAGTTCGTCGAGGCCCAGGAAGCGGCCGACCGTCACCACGAGGACTTCGTCCGCGTCCAGAAGCGCCTGCGCGAACTGGACAAGGAAGAAGAACAGGAGCGCAAGTCCGCTCGCGACAAGAAGAAAGAAGAGGCCAAAGAAGAAGCCGAGGAGATCTATCAGAAGTTCAAGGAAGGCGAGACCCTCGACACCGAGGACCTGATGAAGCTCCAGAAGACGGGACTGCTGTAA
- a CDS encoding GNAT family N-acetyltransferase codes for MDVDRIDLETWADALPNRGGEVFHDPDALAVLDAHTDAEMRLYGAFKGQQAVGLLPVFVDEKPVGRTVTSPPPGLGVPRLGPVIFPNSPKRRKWERINAELAEGVLADLAVDQRTTLFRMTAPVGYEDPRPYAWNDLAVDPRFTYVVDLEGCGDLEDAMAGFSKSLRNEMRRYEDSDVEIGTEGIDAALRIYEDVVDQYAAYDDEAPMTRTFLRDLLAAFDEDRWRTYVARDPDGEYLSGILTLFGDELAYYWQGGVTASYDHVSVNNLLHAVVLEDLVTDPDLESITGYDLVGANTERLCEYKGKFNGELRPYYVVESAGLEMAVAKSAYQRVAGSMK; via the coding sequence ATGGACGTCGACCGAATCGACCTCGAGACGTGGGCAGACGCGCTCCCGAACCGCGGCGGCGAGGTCTTTCACGATCCGGACGCGCTGGCGGTCCTCGACGCACACACCGATGCCGAGATGCGCCTCTATGGGGCCTTCAAGGGACAGCAGGCCGTCGGCCTGCTCCCGGTGTTCGTCGATGAGAAACCCGTCGGCCGGACGGTCACCTCTCCGCCACCCGGCCTCGGCGTGCCCCGCCTCGGCCCGGTCATCTTTCCCAACAGCCCGAAGCGCCGGAAGTGGGAACGAATCAACGCCGAACTGGCCGAGGGCGTCCTCGCGGATCTCGCGGTCGACCAGCGGACCACCCTCTTTCGAATGACAGCCCCGGTCGGCTACGAGGACCCCAGACCGTACGCCTGGAACGACCTCGCGGTCGATCCCCGCTTTACCTACGTCGTCGACCTCGAGGGCTGTGGCGACCTCGAGGACGCGATGGCCGGGTTCAGCAAGAGCCTGCGCAACGAGATGCGCCGGTACGAAGACAGCGACGTCGAGATCGGGACCGAGGGGATCGACGCCGCCCTGCGGATCTACGAGGACGTCGTCGACCAGTACGCCGCATACGACGACGAGGCCCCAATGACCAGGACGTTCCTTCGAGACCTGCTCGCGGCGTTCGACGAGGATCGCTGGCGAACCTACGTCGCCCGCGACCCCGACGGGGAGTACCTGAGCGGTATCCTCACGCTCTTCGGTGACGAACTGGCCTACTACTGGCAGGGCGGCGTCACCGCCTCCTACGACCACGTCAGCGTCAACAACCTGCTCCACGCCGTCGTCCTCGAGGATCTCGTTACCGACCCCGACCTCGAGTCGATCACCGGCTACGACCTCGTCGGCGCGAACACGGAACGGCTCTGTGAGTACAAGGGGAAGTTCAACGGCGAGTTGCGCCCCTACTACGTCGTCGAATCGGCCGGCCTCGAGATGGCAGTCGCGAAGTCGGCCTACCAGCGGGTCGCTGGCTCCATGAAGTAG
- a CDS encoding PGF-CTERM sorting domain-containing protein has translation MNATNRSGARTVLVLALVTVGLVVSVVAGPGVGAVAAQGEAVSEEAVEEPVPEEGDAMFEAEADDGSWISYINPRDAYRTPYLGEGSGKLCVTLFNEAGEPVTGESIPDTTVTIETGDELAWHDHADPFVVEYPLSTHYDQPLDADQFGTTDDLPQGDGYYDSHCLEWHGLDENETVEYGPVELEGEHADDVEVVGYIQQAHDSWDSDVDPLEAAQPYEDVGGWTYEPDASHGQVVAVLQLDGDVDPDAHGGGGADEGDAAETQEAGEGGPADDPDDPTPGLGPAAALLALATLAVATRVRRQ, from the coding sequence GTGAACGCCACGAACCGCTCCGGAGCGCGAACCGTCCTCGTCCTCGCGTTGGTGACGGTGGGCCTCGTCGTCTCGGTCGTGGCCGGACCCGGTGTCGGTGCGGTCGCCGCACAGGGCGAGGCGGTCTCCGAGGAAGCCGTCGAGGAACCCGTCCCCGAGGAGGGTGACGCAATGTTCGAGGCCGAGGCCGACGATGGCAGCTGGATCAGCTACATCAATCCGCGCGATGCCTACCGGACGCCGTACCTCGGTGAGGGGTCGGGCAAGCTCTGTGTCACGCTGTTCAACGAGGCTGGTGAGCCCGTAACGGGCGAATCGATACCCGATACGACAGTCACGATCGAGACTGGCGACGAGCTCGCGTGGCACGACCACGCCGATCCGTTCGTCGTCGAGTACCCACTTTCGACCCACTACGACCAGCCGCTGGACGCCGACCAGTTCGGCACCACCGATGACCTCCCACAGGGCGACGGCTACTACGACTCTCACTGCCTCGAGTGGCACGGCCTCGATGAGAACGAGACCGTCGAGTACGGCCCGGTCGAACTCGAGGGTGAACACGCCGACGATGTCGAGGTCGTCGGCTATATCCAGCAGGCCCACGACTCCTGGGACTCCGACGTCGACCCGCTCGAGGCGGCCCAGCCCTACGAGGACGTCGGCGGCTGGACCTACGAGCCAGATGCCTCCCACGGGCAGGTCGTGGCCGTCCTCCAGCTCGACGGCGACGTCGATCCGGACGCTCACGGCGGTGGGGGCGCTGACGAGGGCGACGCCGCCGAGACGCAGGAAGCCGGCGAGGGCGGCCCCGCGGACGATCCAGACGATCCCACGCCGGGACTCGGCCCCGCCGCGGCGCTACTCGCGCTGGCCACGCTGGCCGTCGCGACTCGAGTACGACGTCAGTGA
- a CDS encoding antibiotic ABC transporter permease — translation MQSRAPSRTTSDGTAVSGGSEPVARRALEEYPQVLDATLAYARRNEYVGPDYGDGLSSRLLQSLPVENRWLNLAVQETVKRAPVDVRPLFRVEQRRNYKGAALFTMANLNYQELADRGVGVRSAFDPEGEAHRLAEWLVDERITDYSGFCGGHRHPIQHLHSKGVPSDPDIVSTSFAVQALLRASHLEESYPDLARTAESFLVEDLNYRECEDGAKIDYHMNHPEDSYTINSAALGAAMLVDLYAFFGDDQLRERATKILDHVASAQTAVGGWPYRLPADASHLSMDSHHNGFVIEAFQRYRDVVDADRYDDTIATGLEFYREELFELDGAPNFDESSAYPRDIHASTQGMLVFTREGDLEMADRILRWVLANLQVRDGQFYYRKYRTHTRRVTLMRWCQGWMAYALSEFLLACSRRVLESESADGPANERAQSALEGGEQPADDRSMASQHV, via the coding sequence ATGCAGTCACGAGCCCCTTCGAGAACTACTTCTGACGGAACGGCGGTCTCCGGTGGGAGCGAGCCGGTCGCACGACGCGCACTCGAGGAGTACCCGCAGGTACTCGACGCGACGCTCGCGTACGCGCGTCGGAACGAGTACGTCGGGCCGGACTACGGCGACGGGTTGAGCAGCCGACTCCTCCAGTCGCTGCCGGTCGAGAACCGGTGGCTCAACCTCGCTGTGCAGGAGACGGTCAAGCGCGCACCGGTCGACGTCAGACCGCTGTTCCGCGTCGAGCAGCGGCGCAATTACAAGGGAGCCGCGCTGTTTACGATGGCGAACCTGAACTACCAGGAGCTGGCCGACCGCGGCGTCGGTGTCCGATCTGCGTTCGACCCGGAGGGAGAGGCCCACCGGCTCGCGGAGTGGCTGGTCGACGAACGGATCACGGACTACAGCGGCTTCTGTGGCGGCCACCGCCACCCGATCCAGCACCTCCACTCGAAGGGCGTCCCGAGCGATCCGGACATCGTCTCGACCTCGTTTGCGGTTCAGGCGCTCCTCCGGGCGTCTCACCTCGAGGAGTCGTACCCCGACCTCGCCCGGACCGCCGAATCGTTCCTCGTCGAGGACCTGAACTACCGCGAGTGCGAGGACGGGGCCAAGATCGACTACCACATGAACCACCCCGAGGACTCCTACACGATCAACTCGGCCGCCCTCGGTGCGGCGATGCTGGTCGACCTCTACGCGTTTTTCGGCGACGATCAGCTCCGCGAGCGCGCGACGAAAATTCTGGACCACGTCGCATCGGCCCAGACCGCCGTCGGCGGGTGGCCCTACCGCCTCCCCGCCGACGCCTCGCACCTCTCGATGGACAGTCACCACAACGGGTTCGTCATCGAAGCCTTCCAGCGCTACCGCGACGTGGTCGACGCCGACCGGTACGACGACACCATAGCGACTGGCCTCGAGTTCTACCGCGAGGAGCTGTTCGAGTTAGACGGCGCGCCGAACTTCGACGAATCGAGTGCCTACCCGCGGGATATCCACGCCAGTACGCAGGGAATGCTCGTCTTCACCCGCGAGGGCGACCTCGAGATGGCGGATCGAATCCTCCGCTGGGTGCTCGCGAACCTGCAGGTCCGGGACGGCCAGTTCTACTACCGGAAGTACCGCACCCACACCCGACGGGTGACGCTCATGCGCTGGTGTCAGGGCTGGATGGCCTACGCCCTCTCGGAGTTTCTGCTCGCGTGCTCACGGCGGGTGCTCGAGTCGGAGTCGGCCGACGGGCCCGCGAACGAGCGAGCGCAGTCGGCACTCGAGGGCGGCGAACAGCCGGCTGACGATCGCTCGATGGCCTCCCAGCACGTATGA
- a CDS encoding glycosyltransferase produces the protein MSRATSGSGDDGSPLSQDGRHRETDTASPANGSRGSEGEADETDTAGTAAADATPAADQRVLVVTGLGRKNRRHFGPLAEIAGETTFVALEPRYDVDGARYVAVPDVGPRLVRLVVLFVLALYEGFRNDYDAVVSISLFPYGIYALVLKAVYGYPTHLGVIGIDLDHHVDQWYGPVVRWLFGRFDAVSVPGTDHAERLTHVGVSPDRIEILTNAIDVDVYRPPESGSGEDDDGSDVTDVEYDFVWVGRLSPEKDPLRFVAALEVLADGREGEFRALIVGDGPLRPAVVEALETAELTDRVDMAGWVDDPVICYRRADCFVLTSERDALPLALLEAMATGLAPVVPPVGSVPDVVTDGENGLLVADRDVESIADGMARYLDEPAFRRELGRNAAGVRPDVSFEQASVDWGRILATLEG, from the coding sequence ATGAGCCGGGCGACGAGCGGATCGGGGGACGATGGGAGCCCGCTGTCGCAGGATGGACGGCACCGGGAGACAGACACAGCGTCACCGGCGAACGGTTCCCGGGGGAGCGAGGGAGAGGCCGACGAAACGGATACTGCCGGGACGGCAGCCGCGGATGCGACCCCCGCGGCGGATCAGCGCGTCCTCGTCGTCACCGGCCTCGGTCGGAAGAACCGCCGGCACTTCGGCCCGCTCGCGGAGATCGCCGGCGAGACGACGTTCGTCGCCCTCGAGCCCCGGTACGACGTGGACGGGGCGCGATACGTGGCCGTCCCCGACGTCGGCCCGCGACTCGTCCGGCTCGTGGTCCTGTTCGTACTCGCCCTCTACGAGGGGTTTCGAAACGACTACGACGCGGTCGTCTCGATCTCGCTGTTCCCGTACGGGATCTACGCGCTGGTCCTGAAGGCCGTCTACGGCTACCCGACCCACCTCGGCGTCATCGGGATCGACCTCGACCACCACGTCGACCAGTGGTACGGCCCGGTCGTCCGGTGGTTGTTCGGTCGGTTCGACGCCGTCTCGGTCCCCGGCACCGACCACGCCGAGCGCCTGACCCACGTTGGCGTCTCGCCCGACCGAATCGAGATCCTCACGAACGCGATCGACGTCGACGTTTACCGGCCGCCCGAGTCCGGATCCGGTGAAGACGACGATGGCAGCGACGTGACCGACGTCGAGTACGACTTCGTCTGGGTCGGCCGCCTCAGCCCCGAGAAGGACCCGCTCCGGTTCGTGGCGGCGCTCGAGGTGCTGGCCGATGGCCGAGAGGGAGAGTTCCGCGCGCTGATCGTCGGCGACGGACCGCTCCGCCCCGCCGTGGTCGAGGCTCTCGAAACCGCCGAGCTGACCGATCGGGTCGACATGGCTGGCTGGGTCGACGACCCGGTGATCTGCTACCGGAGGGCCGATTGTTTCGTCCTCACCTCCGAGCGGGACGCGCTCCCGCTCGCGCTGCTCGAGGCGATGGCGACCGGGCTCGCGCCCGTCGTTCCACCCGTCGGTTCCGTCCCGGACGTGGTCACAGACGGCGAGAACGGACTCCTCGTCGCCGACCGGGACGTCGAGTCGATCGCCGATGGGATGGCCCGGTACCTCGACGAACCAGCGTTCCGACGGGAGCTGGGCCGAAACGCCGCCGGGGTTCGGCCCGACGTCTCGTTCGAGCAGGCGAGTGTGGACTGGGGGCGGATTCTGGCGACCCTCGAGGGGTGA
- a CDS encoding DUF354 domain-containing protein: MNVLFFTNTPAHAHLYRNAVHRLRERGHDVCVLARDYTCTLDLLEYHDVAYQCFGYLGTSKRSLAANLPKHYVNALRLVRRFDPDLVFGMGGYAAHTGALTGTPSVLVLDSEPTRVDHAISRPFARTILTPNTFRKDLGERHHVFQGLKECAYLHPDVYEPDSSVREELEVGSDEPYAIVRLNAFGSQHDVGKQGITGDDRRRVIEHLADHATVLVSDEGGDADLEGLPADPFDLHPARLHDALAEADLLVADTQTMVTEAAILGTPAIRSNSWVGDDDMGNFLELESRGLIDNVTTTEEITARATTLLTDDGVADTWQRRRESFLAETVNLTDVLVDVALARGRVDDLESVSQYGQAVRQDSPSSVGIGGD, encoded by the coding sequence ATGAACGTCCTGTTCTTCACCAACACGCCCGCCCACGCCCACCTGTACCGCAACGCCGTCCACCGACTGCGCGAGCGCGGCCACGACGTCTGCGTGCTCGCGCGCGACTACACCTGCACGCTCGACCTGCTCGAGTACCACGACGTCGCCTACCAGTGCTTCGGCTATCTGGGCACCAGCAAGCGCTCGCTCGCTGCCAACCTGCCGAAACACTACGTCAACGCCCTCCGACTCGTCCGGCGGTTCGACCCGGACCTCGTCTTCGGAATGGGTGGGTACGCTGCTCACACTGGCGCGCTCACCGGGACGCCGTCGGTCCTCGTGCTGGACTCCGAGCCGACCCGGGTCGACCACGCCATCTCGCGGCCGTTCGCCCGGACCATCCTCACGCCCAACACCTTCCGGAAGGACCTCGGCGAACGTCACCACGTCTTTCAGGGACTCAAGGAGTGTGCGTACCTCCACCCGGACGTCTACGAACCGGATTCGTCGGTTCGCGAGGAACTCGAGGTCGGATCGGACGAACCCTACGCCATCGTCCGGCTGAACGCCTTCGGTTCCCAGCACGACGTCGGCAAGCAGGGAATCACCGGCGACGACCGTCGCCGCGTCATCGAACACCTCGCCGACCACGCGACGGTGCTCGTCTCCGACGAAGGCGGTGACGCCGACCTCGAGGGGCTGCCCGCCGACCCGTTCGACCTCCACCCCGCCCGGCTACACGACGCTCTCGCCGAAGCTGACCTGCTCGTCGCCGACACTCAGACGATGGTCACCGAAGCCGCCATCCTCGGTACCCCCGCGATCCGGTCGAACTCCTGGGTCGGCGACGACGACATGGGCAACTTCCTCGAACTCGAGTCCCGGGGGCTGATCGACAACGTCACCACGACCGAGGAGATCACAGCGCGCGCCACCACGCTCCTGACCGACGACGGCGTCGCCGACACCTGGCAGCGCCGTCGCGAGTCGTTCCTCGCCGAGACCGTCAACCTCACCGACGTCCTCGTCGACGTCGCACTCGCACGCGGCCGCGTCGACGACCTCGAGTCGGTCAGCCAGTACGGACAGGCCGTCCGGCAGGACTCGCCGTCGTCCGTGGGGATCGGTGGTGATTGA